Proteins encoded in a region of the Homo sapiens chromosome 9, GRCh38.p14 Primary Assembly genome:
- the GPR21 gene encoding probable G-protein coupled receptor 21 — MNSTLDGNQSSHPFCLLAFGYLETVNFCLLEVLIIVFLTVLIISGNIIVIFVFHCAPLLNHHTTSYFIQTMAYADLFVGVSCVVPSLSLLHHPLPVEESLTCQIFGFVVSVLKSVSMASLACISIDRYIAITKPLTYNTLVTPWRLRLCIFLIWLYSTLVFLPSFFHWGKPGYHGDVFQWCAESWHTDSYFTLFIVMMLYAPAALIVCFTYFNIFRICQQHTKDISERQARFSSQSGETGEVQACPDKRYAMVLFRITSVFYILWLPYIIYFLLESSTGHSNRFASFLTTWLAISNSFCNCVIYSLSNSVFQRGLKRLSGAMCTSCASQTTANDPYTVRSKGPLNGCHI; from the coding sequence atgAACTCCACCTTGGATGGTAATCAGAGCAGCCACCCTTTTTGCCTCTTGGCATTTGGCTATTTGGAAACTGTCAATTTTTGCCTTTTGGAAGTATTGATTATTGTCTTTCTAACTGTATTGATTATTTCTGGCAACATcattgtgatttttgtatttcactGTGCACCTTTGTTGAACCATCACACTACAAGTTATTTTATCCAGACTATGGCATATGCTGACCTTTTTGTTGGGGTGAGCTGCGTGGTCCCTTCTTTATCACTCCTCCATCACCCCCTTCCAGTAGAGGAGTCCTTGACTTGCCAGATATTTGGTTTTGTAGTATCAGTTCTGAAGAGCGTCTCCATGGCTTCTCTGGCCTGTATCAGCATTGATAGATACATTGCCATTACTAAACCTTTAACCTATAATACTCTGGTTACACCCTGGAGACTACGCCTGTGTATTTTCCTGATTTGGCTATACTCGACCCtggtcttcctgccttcctttttccACTGGGGCAAACCTGGATATCATGGAGATGTGTTTCAGTGGTGTGCGGAGTCCTGGCACACCGACTCCTACTTCACCCTGTTCATCGTGATGATGTTATATGCCCCAGCAGCCCTTATTGTCTGCTTCACCTATTTCAACATCTTCCGCATCTGCCAACAGCACACAAAGGATATCAGCGAAAGGCAAGCCCGCTTCAGCAGCCAGAGTGGGGAGACTGGGGAAGTGCAGGCCTGTCCTGATAAGCGCTATGCCATGGTCCTGTTTCGAATCACTAGTGTATTTTACATCCTCTGGTTGCCATATATCATCTACTTCTTGTTGGAAAGCTCCACTGGCCACAGCAACCGCTTCGCATCCTTCTTGACCACCTGGCTTGCTATTAGTAACAGTTTCTGCAACTGTGTAATTTATAGTCTCTCCAACAGTGTATTCCAAAGAGGACTAAAGCGCCTCTCAGGGGCTATGTGTACTTCTTGTGCAAGTCAGACTACAGCCAACGACCCTTACACAGTTAGAAGCAAAGGCCCTCTTAATGGATGTCATATCTGA